One region of Natronolimnobius baerhuensis genomic DNA includes:
- a CDS encoding 30S ribosomal protein S4e: protein MTKHQKRLSVPKTWPVERKTDTFTVKAGAGPHGEEGVPLVVLLRDVLEYVDSTKEARYALSEDAILVNGQPINDEQRPIGIFDILAFPGREEYYRVFPDEGGRLSLTEIDADAADSRLGKIDGKQQIPGGDTQLTLHDGTNVIVDDDEYSAKDSIVVDNDDKSIVAHFPYEEGALVTAIRGNHGGKIGEVDAIDVTLGSGSNTVTVSTDDDEFETVEEYVVVIDENFTGDDE from the coding sequence ATGACGAAACACCAGAAACGACTCTCAGTACCAAAGACCTGGCCGGTCGAGCGCAAGACCGACACCTTCACCGTCAAGGCCGGAGCTGGCCCGCACGGTGAGGAAGGCGTGCCACTGGTCGTCCTGCTTCGGGACGTCCTCGAGTACGTCGACTCGACGAAGGAAGCACGGTATGCGCTCTCGGAGGACGCAATTCTCGTCAACGGACAGCCGATCAACGACGAGCAGCGTCCAATCGGGATCTTCGACATTCTGGCGTTCCCCGGCCGCGAAGAATACTATCGCGTCTTCCCTGACGAGGGCGGTCGGCTGTCGCTGACCGAGATCGATGCTGATGCGGCAGACAGCCGCCTCGGCAAGATCGACGGCAAGCAGCAGATTCCGGGTGGCGATACCCAGCTGACGCTGCACGATGGCACGAACGTCATCGTCGACGACGATGAGTACTCCGCGAAAGATTCGATTGTCGTCGACAACGACGACAAGTCGATTGTTGCTCACTTCCCGTACGAAGAGGGCGCACTCGTCACCGCTATCCGTGGTAACCACGGTGGCAAGATTGGCGAGGTCGACGCAATTGACGTGACACTCGGCAGCGGCTCGAACACTGTCACCGTCTCGACTGACGATGACGAGTTCGAAACCGTCGAAGAGTACGTCGTTGTTATCGACGAGAACTTTACGGGTGATGATGAATGA
- the rplX gene encoding 50S ribosomal protein L24 — protein sequence MSKQPHKQRIQTERAPLHKRQKQLHATLSDELREEYDTRRTRVNAGDTVEVMRGDYAGDTGEVLKAILENGTIHVEDVTVETADGEEVPRPVDPSNVRITELTLEDERREARLEGESEGDNE from the coding sequence ATGAGCAAGCAACCACACAAACAGCGGATTCAGACGGAGCGCGCACCGCTTCACAAGCGGCAGAAACAGCTCCACGCAACGCTGTCCGACGAACTCCGCGAGGAGTACGACACCCGTCGAACCCGCGTCAACGCGGGCGACACGGTCGAGGTCATGCGTGGGGACTACGCCGGCGACACCGGCGAGGTTCTCAAAGCAATCCTCGAGAACGGCACGATTCACGTTGAGGACGTCACGGTCGAGACGGCCGACGGCGAGGAAGTTCCCCGCCCGGTCGATCCGTCCAACGTCCGCATTACGGAACTCACGCTCGAGGACGAGCGCCGAGAGGCCCGTCTCGAGGGCGAGTCCGAAGGTGATAACGAATGA
- a CDS encoding 50S ribosomal protein L14, whose amino-acid sequence MEAMKADVTQGLKKGSLITCADNTGARELKVISVAGYHGTKSRQPKAGLGDKVTVSVTKGTPEMRRQVLEAVIVRQRKSVRRPDGTRLKFEDNAAVIIDENEEPRGTEIKGPIAREVAERFGAIASTATMIV is encoded by the coding sequence ATGGAGGCAATGAAAGCCGACGTCACTCAGGGACTGAAGAAAGGCTCGCTGATCACGTGTGCCGACAACACGGGCGCACGCGAACTCAAAGTCATCAGCGTAGCAGGATACCACGGCACCAAGAGCCGCCAGCCAAAGGCGGGTCTCGGTGACAAAGTGACCGTTTCGGTCACGAAGGGTACCCCGGAGATGCGCCGACAGGTCCTCGAGGCAGTCATCGTTCGTCAGCGGAAATCGGTCCGCCGACCGGATGGCACCCGCCTCAAGTTTGAGGACAACGCGGCGGTCATCATCGACGAGAACGAAGAGCCCCGCGGTACGGAAATCAAAGGGCCAATCGCTCGCGAAGTCGCAGAGCGCTTCGGTGCAATTGCCTCCACCGCGACGATGATCGTCTAA
- a CDS encoding 30S ribosomal protein S17 yields MAIGLDVETPPEPDNPEEYDYEKCPFYGELSVRGQVLEGTVVSTGMDKTVVVEREYDVAVPKYDRYMKRRSRIPAHVPGVLEPLSVGDSVKIAETRPLSKTKSHVVVEITEEATAEDIAELTGQAEPEPELSADDLAADDADTAQGEE; encoded by the coding sequence ATGGCAATAGGATTAGACGTTGAAACCCCTCCGGAACCAGATAATCCGGAGGAATACGACTACGAGAAGTGTCCGTTCTACGGCGAACTCTCCGTTCGAGGGCAGGTCCTCGAGGGGACCGTCGTCTCGACGGGCATGGACAAGACCGTAGTCGTCGAACGAGAGTACGATGTCGCGGTTCCGAAGTACGACCGCTACATGAAACGACGCTCGCGCATCCCGGCACACGTGCCAGGCGTGCTCGAGCCGCTCTCGGTTGGCGACTCGGTCAAAATCGCAGAGACCCGACCACTGTCGAAGACGAAATCGCATGTGGTCGTCGAAATAACTGAAGAGGCAACCGCAGAGGATATCGCCGAGTTGACCGGTCAGGCAGAGCCTGAGCCGGAACTCTCCGCCGATGATCTCGCTGCGGATGACGCAGACACAGCCCAGGGTGAAGAGTAA
- a CDS encoding ribonuclease P protein component 1, with protein sequence MALTPETLPRHELNGLAVRVVESTDDSRVGISGRVVIETTKTLSIEIRTDGESRVVTVPKSGSTFEFAITDEAADSAKELGTASKLADTQPASADKTSADADRADGDAVGCRGDGSSDHHHAAGEGVAYVTVDGSRLLSRPARRTETSGDSPWQ encoded by the coding sequence ATGGCACTGACACCCGAGACCCTACCGCGACACGAACTCAACGGATTGGCGGTCCGCGTCGTCGAGAGTACCGACGATTCGCGGGTCGGCATTTCGGGGCGTGTCGTCATCGAGACGACGAAGACTCTCTCGATAGAGATTCGAACGGATGGCGAATCTCGGGTCGTTACAGTGCCAAAGTCGGGCTCGACGTTCGAGTTCGCGATCACAGATGAAGCCGCCGACTCCGCGAAGGAGTTGGGGACTGCGTCCAAACTGGCCGACACTCAACCTGCATCGGCGGACAAAACGTCCGCTGACGCAGACCGAGCCGACGGCGATGCCGTTGGCTGTCGTGGCGATGGTTCATCTGACCATCACCACGCTGCTGGCGAGGGCGTAGCCTACGTTACGGTCGATGGTTCGCGATTGCTCTCACGACCCGCCCGACGCACGGAAACTAGTGGTGATTCACCATGGCAATAG
- the rpmC gene encoding 50S ribosomal protein L29 — protein sequence MAILHVAEIRDMTPAEREEELEELETELLNQKSVLAAGGAPENPGRIGEISRTIARIKTIQTEEGDFDDE from the coding sequence ATGGCAATTCTCCACGTCGCAGAGATCCGCGATATGACGCCTGCCGAACGGGAGGAAGAACTCGAGGAACTCGAGACGGAACTGCTGAACCAGAAGTCCGTCCTCGCAGCTGGTGGTGCTCCGGAGAACCCGGGTCGAATCGGCGAGATTAGCCGCACCATCGCTCGGATCAAGACGATCCAGACGGAAGAAGGCGACTTCGACGACGAATAA
- a CDS encoding 30S ribosomal protein S3 — MADEHQFIENGLQRSQIDEFFQEELGRAGYGGMDVAKTPMGTQIVLKAEKPGMVIGKGGENIRKVTTALEEQFNLEDPQVDVQEVDEPDLNARIVADRLANALERGWYFRKAGHTTIDRIMEAGALGAEIVLSGKVTGARSRVEKFNRGYIKHNGEPAEEVVDHGQGVAVMKLGTIGVDVKIIPPGAELPDDFGVHEDLDPEELVPDAVEANEAEGVEELLEGEPEEAEATAEGVEAPAEDAVETAADDEGDLDEEVVEEVIEEEVEADADDDFEDVEVPEEDDEIEEELEELEEDVEAEAEELVAEMEDEDADADADDEDADEGGDA; from the coding sequence ATGGCTGACGAACACCAATTCATCGAAAACGGCCTGCAGCGGTCACAGATCGACGAGTTCTTCCAGGAAGAACTCGGTCGTGCAGGCTACGGTGGCATGGACGTCGCCAAGACGCCGATGGGAACCCAGATCGTCCTCAAGGCCGAAAAGCCCGGGATGGTCATCGGCAAAGGCGGCGAGAACATCCGGAAGGTCACGACGGCCCTCGAAGAGCAGTTCAACCTCGAGGACCCACAGGTCGACGTTCAGGAAGTCGACGAACCGGACCTGAACGCACGAATCGTCGCAGACCGACTGGCTAACGCACTCGAGCGTGGCTGGTACTTCCGGAAAGCTGGTCACACGACGATTGACCGCATCATGGAAGCCGGTGCACTCGGTGCCGAGATCGTCCTCTCCGGAAAGGTGACGGGCGCTCGCTCGCGCGTTGAGAAGTTCAACCGCGGCTACATCAAGCACAACGGCGAGCCCGCCGAAGAGGTCGTCGACCACGGCCAGGGCGTCGCAGTGATGAAACTCGGTACCATCGGGGTTGACGTCAAAATCATCCCGCCAGGAGCCGAGTTGCCCGACGACTTCGGCGTTCACGAAGATCTGGACCCCGAGGAACTCGTCCCTGACGCCGTCGAGGCCAACGAGGCCGAGGGTGTCGAGGAACTGCTCGAGGGCGAACCAGAGGAGGCCGAGGCAACCGCGGAGGGTGTCGAAGCGCCTGCTGAGGACGCCGTCGAGACCGCTGCTGACGACGAGGGCGACCTTGACGAAGAGGTCGTCGAGGAAGTCATCGAAGAAGAAGTCGAGGCTGACGCCGACGACGACTTCGAAGACGTCGAGGTCCCTGAGGAAGACGACGAAATCGAAGAGGAACTCGAGGAACTCGAAGAGGATGTCGAAGCGGAAGCAGAAGAACTCGTCGCGGAGATGGAAGACGAGGACGCTGATGCCGACGCAGACGACGAAGACGCAGACGAGGGAGGTGACGCCTGA
- a CDS encoding 50S ribosomal protein L22 has protein sequence MGINYSVDADPDTTAKAMLRERHMSNKHSKEVARAIKGRTVADAQAYLQDVIDEEQSVPFKSHNSGAGHRSDIEGWDAGKYPEKVSGEFLDLLENVEANADQQGFDGSSMEITHVAAHKVGESVGRKPRAMGRASAWNTPQVDVEIIVEEVDEETEDEN, from the coding sequence ATGGGAATCAACTACTCAGTCGACGCCGACCCGGACACAACCGCGAAAGCGATGCTTCGGGAGCGTCACATGAGCAACAAGCACAGCAAGGAAGTCGCCCGTGCAATCAAAGGCCGCACCGTTGCGGACGCACAGGCGTACCTTCAGGACGTCATCGACGAGGAACAGTCCGTTCCGTTCAAGTCCCACAACTCCGGCGCGGGTCACCGCTCGGACATCGAGGGCTGGGACGCCGGCAAGTACCCCGAGAAGGTCTCGGGTGAATTCCTCGATCTCCTCGAGAACGTCGAGGCCAACGCGGACCAGCAGGGCTTTGACGGTTCGTCGATGGAGATTACCCACGTCGCCGCCCACAAGGTCGGCGAATCGGTCGGCCGCAAGCCCCGTGCAATGGGGCGTGCCTCGGCGTGGAACACGCCACAGGTCGATGTCGAGATCATCGTCGAGGAAGTCGACGAAGAAACGGAGGACGAGAACTAA
- a CDS encoding 30S ribosomal protein S19 codes for MSQEYRTGREGEDFTYRGHTLDELQDLELEEVAELLPARKRRSVKRGLSVEKQKLLEKARGKGEEETANAPIRTHLRDMPVLPEFVGLTFEVYNGQSFERVRIDPEMIGHYLGEFQLTRNSVEHGQAGIGATRSSKFVPLK; via the coding sequence ATGAGCCAAGAGTACCGAACCGGCCGTGAAGGTGAAGACTTCACCTACCGCGGTCATACACTCGACGAGCTGCAGGATCTGGAGCTCGAGGAAGTCGCAGAACTGCTGCCCGCACGCAAGCGGCGAAGTGTCAAGCGCGGCCTCTCCGTTGAGAAGCAAAAGCTTCTCGAGAAGGCCCGCGGCAAAGGCGAAGAGGAGACGGCGAACGCGCCGATCCGAACGCACCTGCGCGACATGCCGGTGCTGCCGGAGTTCGTTGGACTGACCTTCGAGGTCTACAACGGACAGTCATTCGAGCGCGTCCGCATCGATCCCGAGATGATCGGTCATTATCTCGGAGAGTTCCAGCTGACCCGTAACTCCGTCGAGCACGGACAGGCTGGTATCGGTGCAACTCGTTCGTCGAAGTTCGTCCCACTGAAGTGA
- a CDS encoding 50S ribosomal protein L2 has translation MGRRIQGQRRGRGTSTFRAPSHRYKAKLDHKKAEDNDVVRGTVVDIEHDPARSAPIAAIEFEDGEQRLVLVPEGVAVGEEIQVGVSAEIKPGNTLPLAEIPEGVPVCNVESNPGDGGKFARAGGTNADLITHDRSAAVVQLPSGEVKRLDPQCRATVGVVAGGGRTEKPMVKAGNKYHKMKARGTKWPRVRGVAMNAVDHPFGGGGRQHPGKPKSVSRDAPPGRKVGDIASRSTGRGGNK, from the coding sequence ATGGGACGACGAATTCAAGGACAGCGTCGTGGTCGCGGTACGTCCACGTTCCGTGCCCCGTCGCACCGATACAAGGCGAAACTCGACCACAAGAAGGCCGAAGACAACGATGTCGTCCGCGGAACGGTCGTCGACATCGAACACGACCCTGCACGCTCCGCACCGATTGCGGCCATCGAGTTCGAGGACGGCGAGCAGCGTCTCGTTCTCGTCCCCGAAGGCGTCGCCGTTGGTGAGGAGATTCAGGTCGGTGTCTCTGCGGAGATCAAGCCGGGGAACACGCTTCCCCTCGCTGAGATCCCCGAAGGGGTTCCGGTCTGTAACGTCGAGTCCAACCCAGGCGATGGCGGCAAGTTCGCCCGTGCCGGGGGGACCAACGCAGACCTGATCACCCACGACCGCTCGGCTGCGGTCGTACAACTCCCAAGTGGCGAGGTCAAGCGCCTCGATCCACAGTGCCGAGCCACCGTCGGCGTCGTCGCCGGCGGCGGACGGACGGAAAAGCCAATGGTCAAAGCAGGGAACAAGTACCACAAAATGAAAGCGCGCGGGACCAAGTGGCCTCGCGTCCGCGGTGTCGCAATGAACGCCGTCGACCACCCATTCGGTGGCGGTGGCCGCCAGCACCCCGGAAAACCAAAATCCGTCTCGCGGGACGCCCCGCCGGGACGCAAAGTCGGTGACATCGCCTCGCGCAGCACCGGCCGAGGTGGAAACAAATGA
- a CDS encoding 50S ribosomal protein L23, producing the protein MSTIIEHPLVTEKAMNDMDFENKLQFVCNPDASKPEIRDIVEERFDVTVDNINTQVTMKGKKKAIIRLAEEDDAQEVASRIGVF; encoded by the coding sequence ATGAGCACGATCATCGAGCACCCACTCGTGACCGAGAAGGCGATGAACGACATGGACTTTGAGAACAAGCTCCAGTTCGTTTGCAACCCGGATGCCTCCAAACCCGAGATTCGGGATATTGTCGAGGAGCGCTTTGATGTCACGGTCGACAACATCAACACGCAGGTAACGATGAAAGGCAAGAAGAAAGCAATCATCAGACTCGCTGAAGAGGACGACGCGCAGGAAGTCGCCTCTCGAATCGGGGTGTTCTGA
- the rpl4p gene encoding 50S ribosomal protein L4, with the protein MEATVRDLDGSDAGSVDLPAVFETQYRPDLITRAVNVAQANRKQDYGADEFAGKRTPAESFGSGRGMAHVPRQDGRARRVPQAIKGRKAHPPKAEKDQSESINTKAKKLAVRSAIAATTDAELVAERGHQFDDDAEIPVVVSDEFEDLVKTQEVVSFLEAAGLEADIQRADDGRNVRSGQGKARGRKYQTPTSILFVTSSESGPSRAARNLAGADVTTAAEVNAEDLAPGAQPGRLTVWTESALEEVADR; encoded by the coding sequence ATGGAAGCAACAGTACGCGACCTGGACGGCTCCGACGCAGGGTCGGTCGATCTTCCGGCGGTCTTCGAGACCCAGTACCGCCCGGACCTGATCACCCGTGCCGTCAACGTCGCCCAGGCAAACCGGAAACAGGACTACGGTGCCGACGAATTCGCTGGCAAGCGAACGCCAGCCGAATCGTTCGGTAGTGGCCGCGGGATGGCCCACGTCCCACGACAGGACGGACGCGCACGACGCGTTCCCCAGGCTATCAAAGGACGAAAGGCTCACCCGCCAAAGGCCGAGAAAGACCAGTCCGAATCGATCAACACGAAAGCAAAGAAACTGGCCGTCCGCAGCGCCATCGCGGCAACGACGGACGCCGAACTCGTCGCCGAGCGCGGTCACCAGTTCGACGACGACGCCGAGATTCCAGTCGTCGTCTCCGATGAGTTCGAAGACCTCGTCAAAACGCAGGAGGTCGTCTCCTTCCTCGAGGCAGCAGGCCTCGAGGCTGACATCCAGCGTGCAGACGACGGTCGCAACGTCCGATCCGGACAGGGGAAAGCCCGTGGCCGGAAGTACCAGACGCCGACGTCGATTCTGTTCGTCACCTCGAGCGAGTCCGGCCCGTCCCGTGCGGCACGGAACCTCGCTGGTGCGGACGTGACGACGGCTGCAGAGGTCAACGCTGAGGACCTCGCACCTGGCGCACAGCCAGGTCGACTCACCGTCTGGACCGAAAGCGCACTCGAGGAGGTGGCAGACCGATGA
- a CDS encoding 50S ribosomal protein L3, which produces MPQANSPRKGSLGFGPRKRATSEVPRFNSWPEDDGQPTLQGFAGYKAGMTHVVMVDDKANSPTEGMEQTVPVTIVETPPMRAVALRAYEDTPYGKQPVTEVWTDEFVSELDRVLDLPGDDYNTDASADELRGLLEEGRVDDVRVITHTVPGDLPSMPKKKPDVMETRVGGGSISDRVDYGLELLEEDGGEHVMNDMFRAGEYVDASGVTKGKGTQGPVKRWGVQKRKGKHARQGWRRRIGNLGPWNPSRVRSTVPQQGQTGYHQRTELNKRLVDIGDGADATVDGGFVNYGEVDGPHALIKGSLPGPNKRLVRFRPAIRPGDQPRLDPEVRYVSTASNQG; this is translated from the coding sequence ATGCCACAAGCAAATTCACCACGCAAAGGCTCACTCGGTTTCGGCCCACGAAAGCGTGCGACCAGCGAGGTCCCACGCTTCAATTCGTGGCCGGAAGACGATGGACAGCCGACGCTCCAGGGTTTCGCGGGCTATAAGGCCGGCATGACCCACGTCGTTATGGTCGACGATAAAGCGAACTCGCCGACCGAAGGGATGGAACAGACCGTCCCTGTAACGATCGTGGAGACGCCGCCAATGCGCGCCGTTGCTCTGCGTGCGTACGAAGACACGCCGTACGGAAAACAGCCGGTTACCGAGGTCTGGACCGACGAGTTCGTTTCCGAACTCGACCGTGTTCTCGACCTTCCCGGTGACGACTACAACACCGACGCATCCGCAGACGAACTCCGTGGCCTTCTCGAGGAAGGTCGCGTTGACGACGTCCGCGTCATCACGCATACGGTTCCGGGGGACCTTCCCTCGATGCCGAAGAAGAAACCGGACGTGATGGAGACGCGCGTTGGCGGTGGCTCGATTTCCGACCGCGTCGACTACGGCCTCGAACTGCTCGAGGAAGACGGTGGCGAACACGTCATGAACGACATGTTCCGCGCCGGCGAGTACGTCGACGCAAGCGGCGTCACGAAAGGGAAAGGGACTCAAGGACCCGTCAAGCGATGGGGCGTCCAGAAACGAAAGGGCAAGCACGCCCGGCAGGGATGGCGCCGCCGCATCGGGAACCTTGGCCCCTGGAATCCGTCCCGTGTTCGGTCGACGGTCCCACAGCAGGGACAGACCGGGTATCACCAGCGGACGGAACTGAACAAGCGCCTCGTCGATATCGGCGATGGCGCAGACGCGACGGTCGACGGCGGTTTCGTCAACTACGGCGAAGTCGACGGCCCGCACGCGTTGATCAAGGGCTCGCTCCCCGGGCCAAACAAGCGCCTCGTGCGCTTCCGCCCGGCGATCCGACCTGGAGACCAGCCACGCCTCGATCCCGAGGTTCGGTACGTCTCCACCGCATCTAACCAGGGATAA
- a CDS encoding putative RNA uridine N3 methyltransferase, which yields MTVNVLVPSSLSREAEDKREATRKLGYVARAATIFRADRLIVYPDRDGETGRFDDGFVSTVLRYAATPPYLRNEAWGMRDELEYVGVLPPLRAVSQTGSESNGSGSTRQGIVTEVGPEGRVRVNCGLQHPISLNTPPSMEVAEGERVTVRISSRRPVRAKLVDGPLPGLSVERTDLSTALGREDAGVCIASSRHGAELTVGRLETLAGRVDRDGMTVAFGAPERGLPEILGIEASDVVAAYDAADVDDRVDVEPTDLGFDLWLNTVPNQGSKVVRTEEALFATLAPLSLQE from the coding sequence ATGACCGTCAACGTACTCGTGCCGTCGTCACTCTCCCGTGAAGCCGAGGACAAACGCGAGGCAACTCGCAAACTTGGATACGTCGCCCGCGCGGCGACGATCTTCCGGGCGGATCGCCTCATCGTCTACCCAGATCGGGACGGCGAAACCGGGCGATTCGATGATGGGTTCGTCAGTACCGTTCTGCGGTACGCCGCAACCCCACCATACCTCCGCAACGAGGCATGGGGGATGCGAGACGAACTAGAGTACGTTGGGGTCTTGCCACCGCTGCGCGCGGTGTCACAGACCGGCTCCGAATCGAACGGTTCGGGGTCGACAAGACAAGGAATCGTGACCGAGGTCGGACCTGAAGGGCGCGTCCGGGTCAATTGCGGCTTGCAACACCCGATCTCCCTCAATACGCCTCCATCGATGGAGGTCGCCGAGGGGGAGCGCGTGACCGTCAGGATCTCTTCGCGACGACCGGTCCGGGCGAAACTCGTCGACGGCCCCCTTCCGGGGCTCAGCGTCGAGCGGACGGACCTTTCGACAGCTCTCGGCCGTGAGGACGCCGGCGTTTGTATCGCGTCGTCTCGCCATGGTGCGGAACTTACCGTGGGACGACTCGAGACGCTGGCCGGACGCGTCGACCGTGACGGAATGACCGTTGCGTTCGGTGCGCCCGAGAGAGGGCTGCCGGAAATCCTCGGAATCGAGGCATCCGACGTTGTGGCTGCGTACGACGCAGCTGACGTGGATGACAGAGTCGACGTCGAACCCACCGATCTAGGGTTCGACCTCTGGCTGAATACGGTTCCGAACCAGGGCAGCAAGGTGGTACGAACGGAAGAAGCTCTGTTCGCCACCCTCGCTCCCCTCTCACTGCAAGAGTGA
- a CDS encoding GNAT family N-acetyltransferase → MDIRHLSSDADRRLAVPILQQLWTDTSPAEIMAWTAQEEYTLIGGFLEDELVAVAGVRIDDFLHHTRHAWLYDFVVNEPHRGEGYGTALLEYVEEWASSNECDVIGLASPLAKSQVHQYYTARGYEQWGYILEKEV, encoded by the coding sequence ATGGATATTCGACACCTCTCCAGTGACGCTGACCGACGCCTGGCAGTCCCGATTCTCCAGCAGTTGTGGACCGACACGTCCCCGGCGGAGATTATGGCCTGGACAGCTCAGGAGGAGTACACGCTTATTGGCGGATTCCTCGAGGATGAGCTGGTCGCCGTCGCCGGCGTCAGAATCGATGACTTTCTGCATCACACCCGCCACGCCTGGCTCTATGATTTCGTCGTCAACGAACCCCATCGAGGCGAGGGCTACGGAACAGCACTCTTGGAATACGTCGAGGAGTGGGCGTCGTCGAACGAGTGCGACGTCATTGGACTGGCCTCGCCGCTGGCCAAATCGCAGGTGCACCAGTACTACACTGCCCGTGGATACGAACAGTGGGGCTACATCCTCGAGAAGGAAGTCTAA
- a CDS encoding HalOD1 output domain-containing protein, which produces MQTETSHATETDEPQYDQTNDRYVFHHDVDGTATITTTIVHALASIAETDVSQGEFSLYDSIDPDALDRLFRPKADGTERTGGHVAFTALEYEVFVYANGDVIIYPPSETSPGRGRHRQSN; this is translated from the coding sequence ATGCAAACGGAAACCTCACACGCCACAGAGACGGACGAGCCACAATATGACCAGACCAATGACCGCTATGTCTTCCACCACGACGTCGATGGGACGGCGACGATTACGACCACCATCGTCCACGCGCTAGCGTCGATTGCAGAGACCGACGTCTCCCAGGGCGAGTTCTCGCTCTACGATAGCATCGACCCCGATGCGCTTGACCGACTCTTCCGTCCGAAAGCAGACGGCACCGAGCGAACTGGGGGCCACGTCGCGTTTACCGCCCTCGAGTACGAGGTGTTCGTCTACGCGAACGGCGACGTCATCATTTACCCACCGTCAGAGACTAGTCCGGGTCGCGGTCGCCATCGTCAGTCGAACTGA
- a CDS encoding MTH1187 family thiamine-binding protein, whose protein sequence is MTVIALLSVAPVIEDSMASEVAKAVDALEAYDVTYETNPMGTVIEADDTDELFAAAQAAHEAVDGDRVSTVLKIDDKRGQEQSADRKVDAVEDALGRPARSDE, encoded by the coding sequence ATGACGGTTATCGCACTATTGAGCGTCGCACCGGTTATCGAAGACAGCATGGCGTCGGAAGTCGCGAAGGCAGTCGACGCCCTCGAGGCATACGACGTGACTTACGAGACGAACCCGATGGGGACGGTGATCGAAGCCGACGACACTGACGAGCTGTTCGCGGCCGCCCAGGCAGCCCACGAGGCAGTCGACGGCGACCGCGTGAGTACGGTGTTGAAAATCGACGACAAACGTGGCCAAGAGCAGTCGGCCGACCGGAAAGTCGACGCCGTCGAAGACGCCTTAGGGCGACCTGCCCGAAGCGACGAGTAA
- a CDS encoding heavy-metal-associated domain-containing protein — MEQTTLEVTGMSCGGCEKNVTEALEALSGVSAARASHEDDEVRVEHDGETIDEETIATTVADAGYEPAI; from the coding sequence ATGGAACAGACCACACTCGAGGTCACCGGCATGTCCTGTGGCGGCTGCGAGAAAAACGTCACTGAGGCACTCGAGGCGCTATCGGGCGTCTCGGCGGCACGGGCAAGCCACGAGGACGACGAGGTCCGCGTCGAACACGATGGGGAGACCATTGACGAGGAGACGATTGCAACGACGGTCGCGGACGCCGGCTACGAGCCAGCGATCTGA